In Prunus dulcis chromosome 1, ALMONDv2, whole genome shotgun sequence, the following are encoded in one genomic region:
- the LOC117612335 gene encoding 40S ribosomal protein S29-like yields the protein MGHSNVWNSHPKNYGPGSRTCRVCGNPHGLIRKYALMCCRQCFRSNAKEIGFIKYR from the exons ATGGGCCATTCCAACGTTTGGAATTCTCATCCGAAGAACTACGGGCCTGGTTCCCGTACGTG TCGGGTATGTGGAAACCCTCATGGGTTGATCCGGAAGTACGCCTTGATGTGCTGCAGGCAGTGCTTCCGCAGCAACGCCAAGGAAATCGGCTTCATCAAG TACCGCTGA
- the LOC117614905 gene encoding uncharacterized protein LOC117614905: MKVSGFWVLVLLLGTVLVLVLNVSSSRNGYSYPDFVFNHTGDGPKRIAISRKLKENGYTPRTQKKGNVRNVNLDDYHPIDPSPSSKASIKPGPIEHGTPIIPYIPKPLPPAQPSPGATP; this comes from the exons ATGAAAGtttctgggttttgggttttggttttgctgCTTGGAACAGTTCTAGTACTAGTCCTTAATGTCTCTAGCAGCAGAAATGGCTACTCTTATCCAG aTTTTGTCTTCAACCACACTGGCGATGGGCCAAAAAGGATAGCTATAAGTAGGAAGCTCAAG GAGAATGGCTACACTCCAAGGACACAGAAGAAAGGCAATGTGAGAAATGTGAATCTGGATGACTATCACCCCATTGATCCTTCTCCAAGTTCAAAAGCTTCCATAAAGCCGGGTCCGATTGAGCACGGCACGCCTATAATCCCATACATTCCAAAGCCTTTACCTCCTGCTCAACCCAGTCCTGGTGCCACTCCTTAG